GAAATTTAATATATCAAAGGGAATTCCAGAgagaatattatgtaaacacatcattCCAATGGCTAATGCAGAAATATACAAGGGTTGTGACGATTTAAATGGTGTGATTTGTGACAGCTATGTAAAAAATTCCTCCACGAGTGCCTCTCTCCAAGACCAAACCCAGGCTGCGATGGATTTCTATGCTGATATGTCGATGAACTATCCAACTTTCCAGTTCTTGAAGATACATTCAGACAAGACAACAATGAATACCTATCAGTACACGTTCGACCACACCCCTACCTGGGAACTTATACAAGAGAGACCGTCATGGCTCAGGGGACCCAACCACGCCTCGGAACTGGCGTTCGTTTTTGGACTCAAGGACTGGTACCCCCGAGACGTTCAACCAACGTCTGCTGAACTGGTTCTGTCGCATCAGATGATGGATATGTGGACCAACTTTGCAAAAACAGGGTGTGTATATCaagtttatttcttaataaaggCATACTGCATCTATGTAGAACGTTATCTAGTACtgtttattgttttatgttttcagGAACCCCAACAATGGAAACACGAGTTTATGGAAGCCTTTTAACAGAAACAACCACTATCTAAGTCTAGATATACCATTAAAATCAGGAGTGTCTCTATATGGACAACGAATGGAATTCTTGTTGAAAGATGTCCCAGAGATAGCGCGTGCCTGTAAAAACCAGACATATGTAGTGTCAACATCATTAGGAAAAATTCGCGGGACCATTGTGGAAGTCGATTCCCAAAAGATTGTTCAATTCCGGAAGATACCATATGCTGTTCCACCTGTAGGAGATCTAAGATTTGCCAAACCTCTTCCTATCACCCCTTGGAACGAAACCATGGATTCTACAACATTTGGGCCATCTTGTATGCAGACTGTAAACAAAGAGGACTCTCATCTAGTATCCGAGGACTGCCTCCATCTCAATATCTACGCTCCATTCCCTGTCCTGCTGTCATCAGACAAACCTGTGATGATTTGGATCCATGGCGGCGGATTTACATCTGGCCAAGGAAAGTCAACAGATGGAAGTCGTCTGAGTCTCAAAGGTGACGTCATTGTGGTAACAATTAACTACAGACTGAACGTCTTCGGGTTTTTCAGTATGGGTAATCCGAACGCTAGAGGTAATTTTGGGTTGTACGACCAGCAACTTGCCATCAAATGGGTATATGAAAACATACATGCTTTTGGGGGAGATCCCaataaaataactttatttggaGAATCAGCTGGAGGAGTTTCGACAACAATACAGGGAGTGATACCAAGCAACGTAGGGTTGTTCAAGAGGGTCATTGGTGAAAGCGGATCTGTACTGGCGCGAAGAGACTATCAAACGAAAACGTACGAAACCTCCaaacaaataatcaaaaatattcATTGCGAAAAATCCTTGGATACCGAAATTCTTGGTTGTCTTCGGTCACAGAATGCAAGTGTACTGCTGCAGACATGGCAACAGATTGATTGGAAGAAACCGTCTAAAGCCTCTTACTCGATGACGACATCAATCGGACCAATCACAGACGGAGAGCTTATTCCGGAATCTCCCGAAACTGCACTGAAGAATCCCAAGTCTTCGATGTATCGACAGTTTACAAGTGTGGATCTATTAGTAGGAACAAATACTGCAGATTCCGGACTTCTCTATTTCAATCTGAAACCCTATGCTCAAATCTTCAACATCAATGTTACTGAGGGTGTTCCAACACGGATAGTGTGTGATGAAATGGCACCATCCATTGTACGGGAAATCTTCAGTATAAAATGTCCCGCTTTGGCTGAAGCGATATGTAAACAATACTCACCAAAATCACCAGCAACTCTTCAGGCTCAGTCTCAGATGGCAGCCGACCTATACGGCGACTTCCTGGAGGACGTCCCTACCATCAAGTCTCTGAACTACCACGCCCAATCAGTGAAGTCTACATTTCAGTACTTGTTTTCTCACCGACCTAACTGGGAGATAATTGGAGATCGGCCTCCGTGGTTAGTTGGCGCGAACCATGCGTCCGAGATACCGTTTGTGTTCGGACTGAAATCTTTTTATCCACCGACCATCCCTATTACACAACAAGAAGAAACACTGGCCGAGCGAATGATGGAGTATTGGATAAACTTTGCAAGATATGGGTAAATACGGTCTTTAAATATCTATGTGGAACATTTCTTTATATAGAAATTTACCGTATTGTAATAAATTACTGTGCATTTGCTtcaaaactaatcagctagcTAAAATGGTATAATTTAATAGGAACCCCAATGGAAACTCTTCCGGATACTGGAGGCCATACACTGTGGAGGGGAGAGACTACCTTAACCTTGACCTCAATATAACAATGTCGTCATCCTTGTACAAGGACAGAGTAGACTTCTGGACGACCACCGTCCCGGACATTGTCCGTCAGTGTCAGCCACATTCTGTTAACAGATCCACTACCTTCCTCCCGAACTCCTTGGTGCTCTTTGTTAATGTTTTGGCTgttatttgcattttaatataACTACGTATATTTATGTTAAGATAGcatttttaagaataattattttgtaaaaataatgctACAAATACTCATTTATTTGCTTTGTCATAAATAGgctttaaatatcaatattgtaATTCAAAAAAACTCTTCccaaaacagagagagagagagagagagagagagagagagagagagagagagagagagagagagagagagagagagagatgttccTAGATTGATATGAAGAACACCATTTTCATGCCTATGAATTATCAGAAATCTGGTTGTTACATTCATTGTTTGTTACAAGTATCAAATTAtagttaaaatatcaaaataaattgttgACACAATCAAATGTGAATCACCAACCCATGTTTAAGTGTTGTAGGTATCTGATTATTTTTGGCTATTTTGGTCATTTTTGGcgttttttgttttagttttaggTTTTTTTGCCATTATTTTGTTGGTGCCATAgtattattttatctttcatAGATATGGGTAaggataatatattttttctgtttagcATTTTACAATAAGTAATCAACATGAATGCTTGTCAAGTTgtcattatctttttaaaaatattgtaaaaaagtaATCTTTTTCAGTCATAACAGTGCGCTGTAAGGCAGTTGTGGCATCAGCAGAAAAAAACCTGTGTCTGAACAGAACACCTATTAAAATGTATGTTACGTGTATATAACAAAGCAAACGAACCCTATTTAAGTCtgttttataaagaaaactAAAGGTGGTATTTGGGAAGATATTTATTTGTCATTGTGAAGATcttgatatttttatacatgtatgtcgcTGTTTGGATCtcgatattttgatatttcatttttgggATGTCAAAATCTTGACTTTTGACATGTCACTGTTGGGATCttgatattttgacatgtcACTGGTATGCTCTTGATATTTGAAATGTCACTATTGGGATTTTTGTATTTGACATGTCATTGTTGAGCTCTTGGTATTTTAACATGTTACTGTTGGGatcttgatattttgatatgtcAGTGTTGAAATCTTGACATTTTCACATGTCATTGTTGAGCTCTTGGTATTTTGATCTGTCACTGTTAAATTTTAGGGTCTTgatatttgatatgtaaatgttAAAGTTTTGACATTTTGACATGCCACTGTTGAACTCTTGACATTTTGACATGTCACTGTTGAGCTTTTGACATTTTGACATGTCACATTTTGACATGTCACTGTTGAGCTCTTGACATTTTGACATGTCACTGCTGGGATCTTAACATTTGATGTGCCATTGTTTGGGATTTTGACATTCGACATGTCACTGTTGAGCTTTTGGCAATTTAAGATGTCActgttgggattttttttttatatatcaatattgGGATCTTCACATTATAACAGGTCCTTGTTGAGCTCTCGGTATGTCACTGCTGGGATCTTGATATTATGACATGTCATCGTttggattttaatatttttacacgTCATTTGTTTGAGCTCTTGGTGTTTTAACATACCCGTTTGGGACCTTAATATTTTCACTGTTGGGATCTTGATATTTTAACATGTCACTGTTTGAAtctttataatttgatatgtcACTGAtgggattttgaaaatttgatttgtCGTCGTTGGGATCTTGATATCTTGACATGTCATCGTTTGGATCtgatattttgacatgtcgctATTGGTATCTTGATAGTTTTATATATCGCTGCGACGATGTAATAAAATCCTTTCAGTGACTTATTAAAATACCGTAGCATGAAAGATTTCCTTTTGTGAAATTGGATGATCAAAATCAATATGTAAGCAAGCAAATAGTTCAGAAGTATGAAAGTTTGATTGGACATAGTCCCTTCAATAGTCATTTTAATAACATTAGGTTAAATATCATTATGCAAAATAggatttttttcacatttctaTGGACATGGAAATATCtagtaattttattaaaattgagCCTAAAACTAACAATACCTCTACATATAGCTAATCTTCGATAGTTACTTACCAAGTTGTATTTTCTTTAtcgaaaaaaaagataagagaAAGGTAAATCATTTGATACTTGATAATTcttatgttttgtattttgaaaaataattgtccACGCACTTGTTTTATTCCTTAGACACCAAAAGGATGGATAACACATTCTTTTCATGTGTCGGTACAATCTTGTGAATCTAAGGTGCTGATACACCGGCACATTCCTCGCTCGTTAGGACTTCTCACCTTGTTAACGTTTACTTTACTGTCGACATCTTCTCCTTATTTCAACTTTATCTTAAACAAACCCGTCCATgacattctttaaattttttttctaaacagaaATCAGCAAGCGGGTTTCAATTATTGGAGAAAAAGTAAATATGGTTTTCCTTTTGTGGATTCTATTTTCTGTTGCTAACGGAATTGTATTCGAAAATGGTATCGTCGAAACACTGCATGGGCGGATCCAGGGTTCACTGAGAGCAGAAGAAGGGTTCAGGGTTTATCAATTTCTCAAAGTGCCCTATGCCCAACCTCCTGTTGGAGCTTTAAGGTTTAGTAAGCCAGCGCCAGTACTAGCGTGGAAACACACACTGAATGCCACTCAACATGGTCCTTCGTGTATCCAGAAAATAAGCAACTCGTACAGGAAATTTCTACCAAATATGGATATATCAGAAGATTGtttgtacatgaatatatacGTGCCGACATCGGATGAAAAAGCTAACAATTTCTCTGTCATGGTCTATGTCCACGGCGGGGGATATTATACAAAGTCCGCTAATTTACACGATGGAGCTAGAATGTCCGCTCTAGGGGGAGTAATAGTGATAACTATTAACTACAGACTTGGAATGTTTGGTTTCCTGAGTACTGAAGATGAACAGTCTCCCGGAAATTACGGTCTCTGGGACCAACTCGAGGCCCTTAAGTGGGTCAATAAGAACATTGGATATTTCGGCGGGGTTGCCTCACGTGTGACGTTATTTGGTCATTCGGCTGGAGGTTACAGTATAGGGCTCCATCTTCTTTCTAAACACTCTTATGGTTTCTTCCAAAGAGCAATCGCAATGAGTGGACTGGGATTAAACAGACGAGCTGTAACCCACGGCGCCAAAGACGCTGCTTTCCGCGTAGCTCAATATGCAGGATGTTACAATGATTATAACAATGTAAAAAACAGCAGCGTATTCCAAAACTcttcttttattttacaatgtttgcGATTCAAGTCTCCACATGAAATAATGGCAGCCACTCGGAAAATGCGAACCAGCTACCACAAATACGACTTCATTATGAGACCAGGAGCTGTTGTAGACAATGACTTTCTGAAAGGAACTCCAGAATCCATTCTAGATAACAAAGACTCCGATGGGTTCCGAACCTTCGTTAGTGTTGATGTTATGGCGGGAACTAATGATGAAGATGGATGGTTGTTGAAATCAAAGTTAGACAAAATGCAACAGACGTATCAGTTTAACCTAGATGATGGAGTACCAGTAAATGCGATGTGTGATGGTGTCATAAAAGAAGTGGTCCGAGACTATTTTGACTCCAACTCCGCCATCGCAAACAAAATATGTCAAAGGTATTTACGAAACAGTTCAATAGAAGCCCAAGGTCATTCAACTCTCGACATGTATGGCGACATGTTTTACGCCTCCCCAGCTGTCAAGACACTGAGAGAGCACCGAATGGGCCTCAGACATTTAGGTAACCCAAATCATAAGAAAacctataattttattttctcacACAAACCCAGTTTTCCAGTCATTTCTTCTCGCCGGAAGTGGCTAACCGGGGCACAACATGGCGACGAAACGTGGTTCATCTTCAGAAATAAAAACTTCAACTATACCAAAGAAGAGGagaaattaaatgataattttgtaaaatacctAACTAACTTTGCAAAATCCGGGTATGCACCATAGATCGATTCAGTAAACTGTGAAATAAACTTATTCATAAAACAATAATCTTTCATAGTTCATACTTTTATAAATCTCTACTGCAGAGACCCCAGTGCTGAGGCTCTAGAGATCTACTGGCCTCCATTCGATATTGAGACAGAGAGCTATCTGAACATCAACAGATCCTTTTCAATAGGACATCACCTGTTCAGGGACCGAATGACGTTCTGGCTGGAGGAACTACCCTCCCTACAGAGGTCTTTGTCGTCCTCCACTGGGTCCGACCCCCAACACCGTCTGCTGTCCTTGACCTTTCTACTGACAATTTTAATATGCTTCGTTATTTGCTTTTGACAATAAAGCATATACCCATTCGACGAAATCAATTCCTTTGGAGGTcgttttaaaaagttacatgtttgtaagaatttgattaaatgttcAACGTTGATTGACAATCATGATGAGTAAAccggtattttatttaaaatcagttatgattgagcaaatttcgaatctgtttttaaatgacTTTCGAAGattaactgggtttttttttttatcaagaacTAGTAAACTTCACATTTATTTGacatttatttagtatgtaaacattttcaaatcgcacgtatcgaaaaaaaaatgtataatatatgtataataaaatatattttaccatgtataaaataaataaatttagagACAATCAGCTATAACAATATAGCtgaaatattatttgtataatAATGATAGTCGATATACATTGTGAATGGTAATGTTCACAGAGTAAATGACCAGGACCTTAAAAGCCTGAAGTAGTAGTGCATACAATTTCATTCTACTTTCATAAATCTATGTTGTAAGACTTATAGTTGTTCTAGATCTCAGTCATCATGACCCGTGCTATAATACTGGTACTATCGAACGAAACTATAAATCTTATCATTTGAGATAAGACAGTCCATATAGGCACACTGGTACCGGCAAGCATGGCTCCTGCGTGGTTCCTTCTGAGTAAGGTTTTGTTATAACTAATATAAAGAAGTTACATGTCTGCAGTTGATAtgcatgaatttttatttctgacAAATTTTTCACGATTGCAGGTTTTTTAATCGGATATAGCCAGGGTGAGATTTCTattttttgactttttcttAGAGCACACGTGTGCGAATTTTTCCATCGctcattttattcttttctcAAAAAAGCATTTGAGTGTATGATAAATTCAAAGTGAACATGTTTCTATGGTAGCGGCTATTGATAACATCCGGTTGGTGGGTCCTGCCGGGGTGGCGGGTCAAGGTCGAGTAGAAATCCAGAAAGATGGCGTGTGGGGAACAATTTGTGACGACCAGTTCGATATGAAGGATGCAGCAGTCGTCTGTAGAATGCTGGGATCAAAAGGGTACAGAAAACAGTCTGTAGAAATATTATAGTACACATCCGATAAAGAAGCTTAtgtaaacttgaattttttttaatttaatagcgGTAACTGTAGTAATAATAGATGTAGGATCATAATGTACACATTTCTCGAATTTTCTTGTTTATGCCAAAACCTGTcgtcaaaagataaaaaagcaataaatttaatgttttatatatgcAAAATACTCAAACAATTGcctttttgaattaaaacagCTGTAGAACTGCGCAGCTTTAGACTTATTTGTCTAAATTGAAAATCGTGAAAAAATGTGAAGGGAATCATCAGGTATCTTCAACAATTTGTTAAGAAAAAGTTGAATCTTGCACAGTAGTGTTGTTACTTTGCCCCATAATAGAGTGCCCTTTTTCTCAGTCGGCATGGgatctttttttaaaacgagGAAAAAACCAGTCTATACAGTTTATACTGTTTATAGAGGTCAATTGACATTatactttcaaaataaaaaaaaaattgtcaattcaaaacaatctgAGTTGAATGTGACACATACCTCAATACCagtccattattttttttttcaattctagaaatataaataaaagtaaattctATTTAGGAGTGGGTTAAGGTTTAATTTAACTGAttgtctaaaataaaaaaaaaatgttaagtataaatttttcaatgaaaacacTTGTATACCTTCAATGTACTTCATAGACACAAATAGTTCTTTTATgcgtaatttgcatacaaaacagagtagattcaagtttgttcaactcCCTGGGGTAtgatggggccacattgggggagGTATGATGGGGCCACATTTGGGGAGGGGTCAAATTTTCTATTATGTAGATATGgagaaaaatgtttacaaatctgCTGGAAAAGCATTAAGTCCAAAAAGCAGATAATTGTGTGAAAGCACATGCAGTGATgattaaagtttgatcaaaccATGAATCCCTATAGAAAAGTGGAGCCACAAAGGAGtgatttttatataggaatagagaaaaatattcttACAAATGCTAAATCAACAAAAGGAGCTTGGGATTTACCATAAAATTTGTGGGAAAATCgacagaatttttaaaaacctttttagAAGacctactgtacttagttgtcaaaatattttgattttgatattgtaatgctgatttgatcagTTATCGCTAttattgctcaggtgagcaatgtggcccctgggcctcttatTTTATCTTTCGACTACAGTTTTGGGAACAAACAAAcaagttcaagaaatgtttatagTTTGATCCTCAAATATGCAAGATGACCGCAGATATTCCTTAATAACGAATTCACAGAAGCACACTTTGGTAAGATGTATACATCTGTGTACGGTTGTTGTGGTCTTGTCAGAAACGTCCACTTGGCGACAGTTGAAGGTGTTTATGGCGGGGGCACGGGGAGGATCTTCTACGACGAGTTGCAGTGTATTGGCTCGGAGTCCTCTCTAGAACAGTGTACGAGTGACTCCTTCCATGACTGTACCCACACCGAGGACGCCGGCGTCGTCTGCGACTCAGGTAACCATGGAAACGGTGGCGTTAACGTTTCTGAATGGTTTAAATATCCTAAAATttagatataacaaattaaattttaagagATATCTCTCAGAAAATACTTAGTTTGTATCCAAAATTTGATAGTAATGCATATATGTCTGAAACtatttgttaaactttaacaatcattttgaacaaaatgttcAGATTATAGATTGATCTTcctgtttttgtattttaatgtcCCAACTGATTGTTTACACGACTGATTTAGAAAGAATGCGTCTACATTACATATAcgataaaaaatgaaatccatCAATGTTAATGACGCCACGTGAAATGTTGTCGTCATGAATTGTAATACTCATCtgcattattttataaatttgattaaaatgaataGAAAACATAAATACCATAATTTTTGTTAACGGAAAGCTATTGTCAAAACTAGACTAATTAAGAGACTATAAGACCTTTTCAAGTACACGTATTTCGAGAATTGAGTTTTGTGTGTAATCAGTAGTTTTTGTAACACTCTATTTTCAGACTCGGTAAAGTTCCGGTTAGTGGGAGGCAGTGATGCCAACAGTGGCCGTATTGAGGTGAACCTGAATGGCCTGTGGGGGACGGTTTGTGACGACGAGTTCAACACTGCGGGCGCCAAGACCGTGTGTAAACAGTTGGGGCTGCCATTGTAAGTACAGCTGTATCTCAACTGGGACAGGGCGGGCTATACCTCTTAACCTTTTCCCATTTATATACAGTAAACTGTTTTGTTTATGCGAGCTGCATAAAAATATGATCAACAGAAACAGTCGGTTTCTTTTCAAAAGATCCAACTGTTGACACGTGTCTATCAGAACGACTTTCGGATTCCTGTAATTGTCCATCGCATTTACAagttcatatatatgtatatatatatttacatctttcgaATACTAGtactttttctacattttttttcggttttcataaaaaattgtgATTCATAGCTCTAAAGAAACTCAGTTCAGTTTTGCAATAGTTTATCGAGCGGTCGATACATTCagcaacctaaaaaaaaaaccacggaCTGTACGACCAAAAAGTCACGATGATGTTATATACTTAAATTCTTATACAGGAAAACTAGTAATTGgcaatttctttaaacaatcgTACTGGTGTACCTACATAATGTAAATACTCTCTTCAATGTCGCTTACTTCATACCCATATGAAACAGCAAAGATCGAAAACATTTTACAGTTTAATAAGTATTTACTGGTATTCTATATGATTGAAacctatttttatttaaacaactacagtattttttattttattttatgcttTTAAACAAACAGTATAAGTGTTATGCAATAATTTGTTTTCGATTAAGACTGCGAATGTGCTTAAAGTTTTATACTTTAATTGCCTTTTAGCGCACATGCATATCCATTCAACTTTGGCCCAGGAAGCGGATCGATCTGGTTAGATGACGTCATGTGTACCGGGAAGGAGGCCAACATTCTGGAGTGCAACCAGACTGAGATCGGCAACAACGACTGTGACCACTCAGAGGATATCGGGGTGGTCTGCACCGGTACAGTAAAAGAGCGATAGAGCCTtcagaaagaaaagaaagataGTGTCAGAAAAATTTCATGTGACCAGAAACATTAAGAGGCCATGGGGTGCTCTGCACCGGTACCCAACCAGATCGGGGTCTAAGATATATCAGAATATTATGGGGTTCAATGCTATATCTGGGTGGTCTGCACCGGTTCACAGCTAGCAATAGAGCCTTCAGAAAAAAAGATAGGATCTGATAAATTGtagctatacatgtacataaacatcAAAAGGACATTGGTGTTCTCTGCACCGATACACAGCGATATTGAGGGGGTATGTACTTGTGCAAAGATATATCAGAGTTATGAGGttcacataattatatatacatatatcgtGGTCCTTACCAGTACACAGCTATACATTGATGTATCAGCACACAGCTACATGTGTATCGGTTGCTCTGCACTCGTACACAGCTATGTCGAGGTACACAGCTAGGaatagagcccccccccccccgaaaagaaAGATAGGGTCTGATAGATTATAGCAATACATGAACAGAAACATTAAGAGGACATTGGGGTTCTGTGCGCCGATACACAGCCATATTTGGGTGGTCTGTAcaagtacaaaaatatatcagagTTATGCAGTTTACAGCTACATATGCAGCTATATATTGGGATGGTCTGTATCGGTACATGTATAGCTATATCGGTTGCTTTGCACCGGTACACACAGCTATGTTGTGGTGGTCTGCAACGGTACACACAGTTACCATAGCAGCACACCTTCTACAGAAACACAGGCAAAGAAAAGCTTAAACTATAGGATAAAAACAGGATTTATTTCATGTGATCACAGAAACGATTTAAATAGCTGGAGAAAACAACATTATGGTGCTCTAAAATGTTTCATGATCAAATCTTTTCTAGATCaacagaaatgtttaatttaGGATCCCAAACAGAACTCATGTACAATCAAATATTACTCAGACTGGTATAGTGGTCAAGGATTAAAGTTTATATTGTCTATAAAATCAAAGGACCATAATCACATCCCCCAATCCAGTTCTTATTTCAACGTTTCTcgctttattttttattactgtcAATCTTTCACTAAAATTAATAGGTAAGAAGAAATTTCAGTCATTTTATAAAAGCAGATGAAATCAAATTCTAGATATAAAATTTTGTAGAAGTAAAAAGAGGGTCATGTGATTTTTGTAGACACCGTCCCGAACCTCCAGGTCCGACTAGTGGGTGGGGGCAGAAATGACGAGGGGCGAGTTGAGATCAACACCGGTACCGGCTGGGGTACTGTCTGTGATGATGAGTGGGACTCACGCGAAGCCA
This genomic window from Magallana gigas chromosome 5, xbMagGiga1.1, whole genome shotgun sequence contains:
- the LOC105318849 gene encoding cocaine esterase gives rise to the protein MVFLLWILFSVANGIVFENGIVETLHGRIQGSLRAEEGFRVYQFLKVPYAQPPVGALRFSKPAPVLAWKHTLNATQHGPSCIQKISNSYRKFLPNMDISEDCLYMNIYVPTSDEKANNFSVMVYVHGGGYYTKSANLHDGARMSALGGVIVITINYRLGMFGFLSTEDEQSPGNYGLWDQLEALKWVNKNIGYFGGVASRVTLFGHSAGGYSIGLHLLSKHSYGFFQRAIAMSGLGLNRRAVTHGAKDAAFRVAQYAGCYNDYNNVKNSSVFQNSSFILQCLRFKSPHEIMAATRKMRTSYHKYDFIMRPGAVVDNDFLKGTPESILDNKDSDGFRTFVSVDVMAGTNDEDGWLLKSKLDKMQQTYQFNLDDGVPVNAMCDGVIKEVVRDYFDSNSAIANKICQRYLRNSSIEAQGHSTLDMYGDMFYASPAVKTLREHRMGLRHLGNPNHKKTYNFIFSHKPSFPVISSRRKWLTGAQHGDETWFIFRNKNFNYTKEEEKLNDNFVKYLTNFAKSGDPSAEALEIYWPPFDIETESYLNINRSFSIGHHLFRDRMTFWLEELPSLQRSLSSSTGSDPQHRLLSLTFLLTILICFVICF
- the LOC105318868 gene encoding uncharacterized protein isoform X1 — protein: MSRLQVFSICLTIGPLNQMQSAGVRVFCVLLLSTITQTSGITISTRIGRIEGITADVNNVTVHQFLGIPFAKPPLGKLRFRKPEPYGNWTGTLKATTFGPSCMQDFYENDKRLIPNLNITEDCLQLNVFVPGNIDKRNWRAVMVWVHGGGFTNGQATMFNGSYLSSRSDVIVVTINYRLNVFGFLYAGMDSNYKGHYGLFDQQLAFKWVKDNIEDFGGNPHIITIFGESAGGVSVTLQSILASNLGLFQRVIAESGSVLMPVDLDGTQTLELTKQTAKLLNCSRANMEDTIACLQTIDAPSLMANYFKAMHHFFKFSFTFAGELLNQSLFNDLAKNNSPPLTMLRSLDVMAGTNAGEAGLEFFDLLGYQKPWKFNISKGIPERILCKHIIPMANAEIYKGCDDLNGVICDSYVKNSSTSASLQDQTQAAMDFYADMSMNYPTFQFLKIHSDKTTMNTYQYTFDHTPTWELIQERPSWLRGPNHASELAFVFGLKDWYPRDVQPTSAELVLSHQMMDMWTNFAKTGNPNNGNTSLWKPFNRNNHYLSLDIPLKSGVSLYGQRMEFLLKDVPEIARACKNQTYVVSTSLGKIRGTIVEVDSQKIVQFRKIPYAVPPVGDLRFAKPLPITPWNETMDSTTFGPSCMQTVNKEDSHLVSEDCLHLNIYAPFPVLLSSDKPVMIWIHGGGFTSGQGKSTDGSRLSLKGDVIVVTINYRLNVFGFFSMGNPNARGNFGLYDQQLAIKWVYENIHAFGGDPNKITLFGESAGGVSTTIQGVIPSNVGLFKRVIGESGSVLARRDYQTKTYETSKQIIKNIHCEKSLDTEILGCLRSQNASVLLQTWQQIDWKKPSKASYSMTTSIGPITDGELIPESPETALKNPKSSMYRQFTSVDLLVGTNTADSGLLYFNLKPYAQIFNINVTEGVPTRIVCDEMAPSIVREIFSIKCPALAEAICKQYSPKSPATLQAQSQMAADLYGDFLEDVPTIKSLNYHAQSVKSTFQYLFSHRPNWEIIGDRPPWLVGANHASEIPFVFGLKSFYPPTIPITQQEETLAERMMEYWINFARYGNPNGNSSGYWRPYTVEGRDYLNLDLNITMSSSLYKDRVDFWTTTVPDIVRQCQPHSVNRSTTFLPNSLVLFVNVLAVICILI
- the LOC105318868 gene encoding uncharacterized protein isoform X2, giving the protein MQSAGVRVFCVLLLSTITQTSGITISTRIGRIEGITADVNNVTVHQFLGIPFAKPPLGKLRFRKPEPYGNWTGTLKATTFGPSCMQDFYENDKRLIPNLNITEDCLQLNVFVPGNIDKRNWRAVMVWVHGGGFTNGQATMFNGSYLSSRSDVIVVTINYRLNVFGFLYAGMDSNYKGHYGLFDQQLAFKWVKDNIEDFGGNPHIITIFGESAGGVSVTLQSILASNLGLFQRVIAESGSVLMPVDLDGTQTLELTKQTAKLLNCSRANMEDTIACLQTIDAPSLMANYFKAMHHFFKFSFTFAGELLNQSLFNDLAKNNSPPLTMLRSLDVMAGTNAGEAGLEFFDLLGYQKPWKFNISKGIPERILCKHIIPMANAEIYKGCDDLNGVICDSYVKNSSTSASLQDQTQAAMDFYADMSMNYPTFQFLKIHSDKTTMNTYQYTFDHTPTWELIQERPSWLRGPNHASELAFVFGLKDWYPRDVQPTSAELVLSHQMMDMWTNFAKTGNPNNGNTSLWKPFNRNNHYLSLDIPLKSGVSLYGQRMEFLLKDVPEIARACKNQTYVVSTSLGKIRGTIVEVDSQKIVQFRKIPYAVPPVGDLRFAKPLPITPWNETMDSTTFGPSCMQTVNKEDSHLVSEDCLHLNIYAPFPVLLSSDKPVMIWIHGGGFTSGQGKSTDGSRLSLKGDVIVVTINYRLNVFGFFSMGNPNARGNFGLYDQQLAIKWVYENIHAFGGDPNKITLFGESAGGVSTTIQGVIPSNVGLFKRVIGESGSVLARRDYQTKTYETSKQIIKNIHCEKSLDTEILGCLRSQNASVLLQTWQQIDWKKPSKASYSMTTSIGPITDGELIPESPETALKNPKSSMYRQFTSVDLLVGTNTADSGLLYFNLKPYAQIFNINVTEGVPTRIVCDEMAPSIVREIFSIKCPALAEAICKQYSPKSPATLQAQSQMAADLYGDFLEDVPTIKSLNYHAQSVKSTFQYLFSHRPNWEIIGDRPPWLVGANHASEIPFVFGLKSFYPPTIPITQQEETLAERMMEYWINFARYGNPNGNSSGYWRPYTVEGRDYLNLDLNITMSSSLYKDRVDFWTTTVPDIVRQCQPHSVNRSTTFLPNSLVLFVNVLAVICILI